Proteins found in one Sorghum bicolor cultivar BTx623 chromosome 1, Sorghum_bicolor_NCBIv3, whole genome shotgun sequence genomic segment:
- the LOC8081504 gene encoding putative clathrin assembly protein At2g25430: MSSSTIRKALGAVKDQTSIGLAKVTSNIAPELDVLIVKATSHDDEPAEERHIREILHLTSGSRAHVAAAVAGCSRRLSRTRDYVVALKSLMLVHRLLVDGDPSFHRELLHATRRGTRLLNLSDFRDEAHSGSWDHSAFVRTYALYLDQRLEFFLHERKQGSNNGSSSSHNGPSPRDRDRWGSPDPYGRRSPSYSSPPGYGGYDDYRERNGGNNDDKRPPTPVRDMKPERVLARMHHLQQLLDRFLACRPTGGAKHSRMVLVALYQIVRESFQLYADICEVLAVLLDRFFDMEYAECVKAFEAYASAAKQIDELCAFYSWCKDTGVARSSEYPEVQRVTDKLLETLEEFMRDRAKRPKSPPREPEPEPVKEEPEPDMNSIKALPAPEDYKEPEPEKVEEEVKPEPPPQPQGDLVDLREDTVTADEQGNRLALALFQGPPAAGGGNGSWEAFPSNGGNEVTSAWQNPAAEPGKADWELALVETASNLSKQKPAMSGGMDPLLLNGMYDQGVVRQHVSAQVTTGSASSVALPAPGQKTQMLALPAPDGSMQAVGGDPFAASLAVPPPSYVQMADLEKKQQLLTQEQVMWQQYQRDGMQGQSSLNKLDRAYNNGFAPNPAMPYGMPTAYNTNPMPMAYTGNTGYYYPTY; the protein is encoded by the coding sequence ATGTCGTCGAGCACGATCCGGAAGGCGCTGGGCGCGGTGAAGGACCAGACCAGCATCGGCCTCGCCAAGGTCACCAGCAACATCGCGCCCGAGCTGGACGTGCTCATCGTCAAGGCCACCAGCCACGACGACGAGCCGGCCGAGGAGCGCCACATCCGCGAGATCCTCCACCTTACGTCCGGATCCCGCGCCCACGTTGCTGCTGCAGTGGCAGGGTGCTCCCGGAGGCTCTCCCGCACTCGCGACTATGTGGTCGCGCTCAAGTCGCTCATGCTCGTGCACCGCCTCCTGGTGGATGGCGACCCGTCCTTCCACCGCGAGCTCCTCCACGCCACGCGGCGGGGCACCCGCCTGCTCAACCTCTCTGATTTTCGGGACGAGGCGCACTCTGGATCCTGGGATCACTCTGCCTTTGTCCGCACCTATGCGCTCTACCTTGATCAGCGCCTCGAGTTCTTCCTCCATGAGCGCAAGCAGGGGTCAAAtaatggcagcagcagcagccataaTGGTCCTTCACCACGGGACCGTGACCGTTGGGGTTCGCCTGATCCCTATGGCCGCCGCTCTCCCTCCTACTCGTCGCCCCCTGGATATGGAGGATATGATGATTACCGCGAGAGGAATGGTGGGAACAATGATGACAAGAGGCCGCCAACCCCAGTGAGGGATATGAAGCCAGAGAGGGTCCTTGCTCGTATGCACCACCTGCAGCAGCTGCTTGACAGGTTCCTTGCTTGCCGCCCCACTGGTGGAGCAAAGCACAGCAGAATGGTGCTGGTTGCGCTGTATCAGATTGTGAGAGAGAGCTTCCAGCTCTACGCCGATATCTGCGAGGTGCTGGCGGTGCTGCTGGACAGGTTCTTTGACATGGAGTATGCCGAGTGCGTGAAGGCTTTTGAGGCATATGCTAGTGCTGCAAAGCAGATTGATGAGCTCTGTGCATTCTATTCATGGTGTAAAGATACCGGAGTTGCAAGGTCATCTGAGTACCCAGAGGTGCAGCGTGTCACTGATAAGTTGCTGGAGACGCTGGAAGAATTTATGAGGGACCGGGCAAAGAGGCCAAAGAGCCCACCACGGGAGCCTGAACCTGAGCCTGTCAAGGAAGAACCTGAGCCGGATATGAACAGCATCAAGGCGCTTCCAGCACCAGAAGATTATAAGGAGCCGGAACCTGAGAAGGTGGAggaagaggtgaagccagagcCACCCCCGCAGCCACAGGGTGACCTGGTGGATCTCAGAGAAGATACTGTTACCGCCGATGAGCAAGGTAATAGGCTTGCTCTAGCTCTCTTTCAGGGGCCACCTGCTGCTGGTGGAGGCAATGGTTCATGGGAGGCTTTCCCTTCAAATGGTGGCAACGAGGTGACTTCGGCATGGCAGAATCCTGCAGCTGAACCTGGGAAGGCTGATTGGGAGCTTGCCCTTGTAGAGACAGCAAGCAATTTGTCCAAGCAAAAGCCAGCAATGTCAGGTGGTATGGACCCGCTGCTGCTGAATGGTATGTATGACCAGGGTGTTGTGCGCCAGCATGTCAGTGCACAGGTGACCACCGGGAGTGCCAGCAGCGTCGCCCTACCTGCTCCTGGACAGAAGACTCAGATGCTTGCTCTGCCTGCACCGGATGGTTCAATGCAGGCTGTTGGTGGTGACCCCTTTGCCGCGTCCCTTGCTGTCCCACCACCGTCCTATGTGCAGATGGCAGATTTGGAGAAGAAGCAACAACTCTTGACGCAGGAACAAGTTATGTGGCAGCAGTACCAGAGGGACGGCATGCAAGGGCAATCGAGCCTTAACAAGCTCGACCGGGCTTACAACAATGGTTTTGCCCCCAACCCGGCCATGCCTTATGGGATGCCCACAGCATACAACACGAACCCCATGCCAATGGCTTACACAGGGAACACTGGGTATTACTACCCTACTTACTGA
- the LOC110431635 gene encoding palmitoyltransferase ZDHHC17-like isoform X1 yields the protein MSRLASGLQRLRRSSSPWEVLWSALASCGLVLFSQLAVAMVPRLFPSLSLLAMLPIAGLVFLAAIVVGRLWRRFIGVAASAPLFVLFNILLLWGVYLFVIRRETSSLLDMLINAECALLLWGLYRILSGDPGIVACDSSYLEEAGCKDFVEAICSSEKLPMLSRVRQCTWCKANIRGYDHHCPAFGTCIGQKNHRLFMALLTGFVVAESTYTMCSTKYITRCISSGTIRPENPVSLNMVISTMLFSILQVLWQIAFLMWHIYCICFNIKTDEWINWKKYPEFQMKEQPRSDSEVKFVNPYDKGMLCNIREFLKPE from the exons ATGAGCAGGCTTGCGTCGGGGCTCCAGCGCCTGCGGAGGTCGTCGTCGCCGTGGGAGGTGCTGTGGTCCGCGCTGGCGTCATGCGGCCTAGTGCTTTTCTCGCAGCTCGCCGTGGCGATGGTTCCCCGTCTCTTCCCTTCCCTCTCCCTCCTCGCCATGCTCCCCATCGCGG GGTTGGTGTTCCTCGCGGCTATCGTGGTCGGCCGCCTGTGGAGGAGGTTCATCGGGGTGGCGGCGTCGGCGCCGCTCTTCGTGCTCTTCAACATCCTCCTATTGTGGGGCGTTTACCTCTTCGTGATCCGGAGAG AAACTTCTTCTCTGCTGGACATGCTAATAAATGCAGAATGTGCACTGCTTTTGTGGGGACTCTACAG GATTTTATCTGGTGATCCAGGTATTGTTGCTTGTGATTCTTCATATTTGGAAGAAGCTGGCTGCAAGGATTTTGTGGAAGCTATATGCTCGAGTGAG AAACTCCCAATGCTCTCAAGGGTTAGGCAGTGTACCTGGTGCAAAGCAAACATTAGGGGCTATGACCATCATTGCCCTGCATTTGGTACTTGCATAG GACAGAAAAATCATCGGCTATTTATGGCCCTTTTGACAGGATTTGTTGTTGCTGAATCAACTTATACAATGTGCTCAACAAAAT ATATTACCAGATGCATCAGTTCAGGAACTATAAGACCTGAG AATCCTGTATCTCTAAACATGGTAATCAGTACAATGCTCTTCTCTATCCTCCAGGTCCTCTGGCAG ATTGCATTCTTGATGTGGCACATATATTGCATCTGCTTCAACATCAAGACAGATGAGTGG ATTAACTGGAAGAAATATCCTGAATTCCAGATGAAGGAACAGCCTCGATCAG ATTCTGAAGTCAAATTTGTGAACCCATATGACAAAGGCATGCTGTGTAACATAAGAGAATTTCTGAAGCCGGAATGA
- the LOC110431635 gene encoding palmitoyltransferase akr1-like isoform X2: MSRLASGLQRLRRSSSPWEVLWSALASCGLVLFSQLAVAMVPRLFPSLSLLAMLPIAGLVFLAAIVVGRLWRRFIGVAASAPLFVLFNILLLWGVYLFVIRRETSSLLDMLINAECALLLWGLYRILSGDPGIVACDSSYLEEAGCKDFVEAICSSEKLPMLSRVRQCTWCKANIRGYDHHCPAFGTCIGQKNHRLFMALLTGFVVAESTYTMCSTKYITRCISSGTIRPENPVSLNMVISTMLFSILQVLWQIAFLMWHIYCICFNIKTDEWVISNFPCFGVFLHQLQVVFSLAVSCS, from the exons ATGAGCAGGCTTGCGTCGGGGCTCCAGCGCCTGCGGAGGTCGTCGTCGCCGTGGGAGGTGCTGTGGTCCGCGCTGGCGTCATGCGGCCTAGTGCTTTTCTCGCAGCTCGCCGTGGCGATGGTTCCCCGTCTCTTCCCTTCCCTCTCCCTCCTCGCCATGCTCCCCATCGCGG GGTTGGTGTTCCTCGCGGCTATCGTGGTCGGCCGCCTGTGGAGGAGGTTCATCGGGGTGGCGGCGTCGGCGCCGCTCTTCGTGCTCTTCAACATCCTCCTATTGTGGGGCGTTTACCTCTTCGTGATCCGGAGAG AAACTTCTTCTCTGCTGGACATGCTAATAAATGCAGAATGTGCACTGCTTTTGTGGGGACTCTACAG GATTTTATCTGGTGATCCAGGTATTGTTGCTTGTGATTCTTCATATTTGGAAGAAGCTGGCTGCAAGGATTTTGTGGAAGCTATATGCTCGAGTGAG AAACTCCCAATGCTCTCAAGGGTTAGGCAGTGTACCTGGTGCAAAGCAAACATTAGGGGCTATGACCATCATTGCCCTGCATTTGGTACTTGCATAG GACAGAAAAATCATCGGCTATTTATGGCCCTTTTGACAGGATTTGTTGTTGCTGAATCAACTTATACAATGTGCTCAACAAAAT ATATTACCAGATGCATCAGTTCAGGAACTATAAGACCTGAG AATCCTGTATCTCTAAACATGGTAATCAGTACAATGCTCTTCTCTATCCTCCAGGTCCTCTGGCAG ATTGCATTCTTGATGTGGCACATATATTGCATCTGCTTCAACATCAAGACAGATGAGTGGGTAATTTCAAATTTCCCATGCTTTGGAGTCTTTCTTCATCAATTGCAGGTCGTCTTCTCGTTAGCTGTTTCTTGTAGCTAA